One stretch of Streptomyces hygroscopicus DNA includes these proteins:
- a CDS encoding XRE family transcriptional regulator: MPTAALLADTPTPSRVLPDTTEPAIVQALMGYGPPRSAPAAEPTALRERVESDWRAWQSSQTRFTDMAGVLPSLIADAEHAARAHRSAEDTGRRRDVMRATADLYLLLRSYLRRTGRVDLSMMAADRAVRAAEEADDPLRIAAAQWNLGHILLAAQEPDGAKQVALRAVDELRQVPMAASDRVAMSGALQLVAVVAEARRRNWSAPRP, encoded by the coding sequence GTGCCCACCGCCGCGCTGCTCGCTGACACGCCCACGCCCAGCCGCGTGCTCCCGGATACGACCGAGCCCGCGATCGTGCAGGCGCTAATGGGCTACGGGCCGCCTCGCAGCGCCCCCGCTGCCGAGCCGACAGCGCTACGCGAGCGTGTGGAGAGCGACTGGCGAGCCTGGCAAAGCAGCCAGACGCGGTTCACTGACATGGCTGGTGTCCTGCCCAGCCTGATCGCTGATGCCGAGCACGCTGCGCGGGCCCACCGTTCAGCCGAGGACACCGGCCGACGCCGGGACGTCATGCGCGCGACGGCTGACCTCTACTTACTACTGCGGTCGTACCTGCGACGCACTGGGCGTGTGGATCTGTCGATGATGGCTGCCGATCGGGCGGTAAGGGCAGCCGAGGAGGCAGACGATCCGCTGCGGATAGCGGCTGCTCAGTGGAACCTGGGACACATTCTCCTGGCAGCGCAGGAGCCAGACGGCGCCAAGCAGGTCGCGCTGCGCGCTGTCGACGAACTACGCCAGGTGCCCATGGCCGCCTCGGACCGGGTCGCGATGTCGGGTGCGCTCCAACTGGTGGCGGTCGTCGCCGAAGCCAGGCGCCGCAACTGGTCGGCGCCCCGGCCTTGA
- a CDS encoding FAD-dependent oxidoreductase → MNTPRALIVGMGIGGLATAMRLREVGWEPVLVERASERRPAGYFIGLFETGRATAQRMGVLDAIGNRAGADSITYDIERSGRRRPGMGYGDLPGDPRLILRGDIEAALYDVVAPHTEIRYGATPIAIDEHPHGVDVTLRTTAGDETTESTECFDLVVGADGLRSTVRRLAFGPDQEFMRPLGHIIGATILKEPVPDYRPHDGVVLAEPGRSAWTFPFTDHQPGVLFNYRTDDEDAQFRRPPIESLRRAFGPEPTGPVLEHLLEQFEQADDYLFDSVHQVEMPTWHTDRVVLLGDSAWCMTLYSGMGASTALAGADLLGTLLQRNGGNTTRALREWDQRLRPFIALQQRSGRTQGLTMFVPQSHRDKAVRTFTQRLTSHPVGKRLMKTLAARQFKEKSIDIAAV, encoded by the coding sequence ATGAACACGCCCCGCGCCTTGATCGTCGGAATGGGTATCGGCGGCCTGGCCACGGCCATGCGTCTGCGTGAGGTCGGCTGGGAGCCCGTACTCGTCGAACGCGCCTCGGAGAGGCGCCCCGCCGGATACTTCATCGGCCTGTTCGAGACCGGCCGCGCCACTGCGCAGCGGATGGGCGTGCTTGATGCCATCGGCAACCGGGCCGGCGCCGACAGCATCACCTACGACATCGAGCGGTCGGGCCGCCGCCGTCCCGGCATGGGGTACGGCGACTTGCCCGGCGACCCCCGCCTGATCCTGCGCGGAGACATCGAGGCCGCCCTCTACGACGTCGTCGCTCCCCACACCGAGATCCGCTACGGCGCGACACCGATCGCCATCGACGAACACCCCCACGGAGTGGACGTCACGCTGCGTACCACCGCGGGCGACGAAACCACCGAGAGCACGGAGTGCTTCGACCTCGTGGTGGGCGCCGACGGCTTGCGTTCCACCGTGCGCCGTCTGGCCTTCGGCCCGGACCAGGAGTTCATGCGGCCGCTCGGCCACATCATCGGCGCCACGATCCTCAAGGAACCCGTGCCGGACTACCGGCCCCACGACGGCGTCGTCCTGGCCGAACCCGGCCGCTCCGCATGGACTTTCCCCTTCACCGACCACCAGCCTGGGGTGCTGTTCAACTACCGCACCGACGACGAGGACGCCCAGTTCCGCCGCCCTCCCATCGAGTCGCTGCGCCGCGCCTTCGGCCCCGAACCGACCGGGCCCGTACTGGAACACCTCCTTGAGCAGTTCGAGCAGGCCGACGACTACCTCTTCGACTCCGTCCACCAGGTGGAGATGCCGACCTGGCACACCGACCGCGTCGTCCTGCTCGGCGACTCCGCTTGGTGCATGACCCTCTACTCCGGCATGGGCGCTTCCACCGCCCTGGCCGGCGCGGACCTCCTCGGCACCCTGCTGCAGCGCAACGGCGGCAACACCACCCGGGCGCTACGCGAATGGGACCAGCGGCTCCGCCCCTTCATCGCCCTCCAACAGCGCAGTGGCCGCACGCAGGGCCTGACGATGTTCGTCCCTCAGAGCCACCGGGACAAGGCCGTCCGGACCTTCACCCAGAGGTTGACGAGCCATCCCGTCGGCAAGCGCCTGATGAAGACCCTGGCCGCCCGGCAGTTCAAGGAGAAGTCCATCGACATCGCCGCTGTCTGA
- a CDS encoding putative transcriptional regulator, AraC family encodes MGTTPSSDAPSVRFSTEGIPEPDRVASWEAHNAASVAPMRCRSLASGFYASRVRTTIGRLDVLRTTATSHVIERDAGHVRGHPLDQVAVHMILRGESAFCTSEGVLTLRPGQVLLRGDLPFLHGYTSDLHDLVVGVPRSVYAEFTHGAPPSRPQVVDVNGPLGACVSALGRLLDGVARADASAMPDDATVLELLAPLASGRRAPLSADAHYAAAREVVECHLHDPGLSARSVAARIGISERHLSRVFAAQNTTVPQFVRGLRLDRAHRMLATSGGRERLTVAEVARRCGFASASHFSTSFAKRFGTRPTDLARQARGMAAVRAEGARRAG; translated from the coding sequence ATGGGTACGACGCCCTCGTCCGATGCTCCATCAGTCCGCTTCTCCACTGAAGGCATCCCCGAGCCGGATCGGGTGGCGTCCTGGGAGGCCCACAATGCCGCCTCGGTGGCGCCTATGCGCTGTCGCTCTCTGGCGTCTGGCTTCTACGCCTCCAGGGTCCGCACCACGATCGGCCGGCTCGATGTTCTGCGGACGACCGCGACATCGCATGTGATCGAGCGCGACGCGGGGCACGTACGCGGCCATCCCCTCGACCAGGTGGCCGTGCACATGATCCTGCGTGGTGAGTCCGCTTTCTGCACCAGTGAAGGCGTCCTCACGCTGCGCCCGGGGCAGGTCCTCCTCCGCGGCGACCTGCCGTTCCTGCACGGCTACACCAGTGACCTGCACGACCTGGTGGTCGGGGTGCCGCGTTCCGTATATGCCGAATTCACGCACGGGGCACCACCGTCCCGGCCGCAGGTCGTCGACGTCAACGGCCCCCTGGGCGCCTGCGTGAGCGCTCTCGGGCGCCTGCTCGACGGGGTCGCCCGGGCGGATGCCTCCGCGATGCCGGACGACGCGACGGTGCTGGAATTGTTGGCGCCGCTTGCCTCCGGGCGGCGTGCGCCCCTGTCAGCGGATGCCCACTACGCCGCCGCCCGTGAGGTGGTCGAGTGCCATCTGCACGACCCGGGGCTGAGCGCGAGGTCCGTCGCGGCACGGATCGGCATCAGCGAGCGTCACCTCTCTCGGGTGTTCGCCGCCCAGAACACGACCGTGCCGCAGTTCGTGCGCGGTCTGCGGCTGGACCGCGCCCATCGGATGCTGGCGACATCCGGTGGACGTGAGCGCCTCACGGTGGCCGAGGTCGCCCGCAGGTGCGGCTTCGCCTCCGCCTCGCACTTCTCGACGAGCTTCGCCAAGCGCTTCGGCACGCGCCCCACGGACCTCGCGCGGCAGGCTCGCGGCATGGCCGCCGTCAGGGCTGAGGGTGCGCGCCGAGCGGGATGA
- a CDS encoding putative pigment production hydroxylase: protein MSAANSGQRLSQAFGGYELRVSEFYRVIVEIARGCPSTGWCLALGAGHALAFASQFGPDVQADAMGKDAHFIAPHRIVPSVRAVPHRDGWELTGTWGYNSGAPYSTHALGSVALPPGEDGTPRFGIAVVPRSCYTVLDDWGDGIGLRGSGSPSIRMENAVVPRGNVREAEGQDHPWAEPVGMALHGNPMYAGRLTGFFFGESLAVATGIGRAMLDEYRSALLEKKPMWNPHGLRADDAHYQQWYGEACSLLDAAAAVLQQVGELYHDLCKREVRGEGEFGLADDLRLTNLCAQGGRFATEAMGLLVHTGGSSALHQASRTERYWRHFSAYRAHSGAMTRELMALRFAVADLGAAGPARTVSDVESTTVNGETTKAGS, encoded by the coding sequence GTGTCGGCCGCGAACTCTGGGCAGAGGCTTTCCCAGGCGTTCGGCGGCTACGAGCTGCGGGTGTCCGAGTTCTACCGGGTGATCGTCGAGATCGCCCGAGGCTGCCCCTCCACGGGCTGGTGCCTGGCCCTCGGCGCGGGACACGCGCTCGCGTTTGCCTCACAGTTCGGTCCCGACGTCCAGGCCGATGCGATGGGCAAGGACGCACACTTCATCGCGCCCCACCGCATCGTCCCCTCGGTCCGCGCGGTTCCCCACCGTGACGGCTGGGAACTGACGGGCACCTGGGGTTACAACTCGGGAGCTCCGTACTCGACCCACGCGCTCGGCAGCGTCGCGTTGCCGCCGGGCGAGGACGGCACGCCCCGCTTCGGCATAGCGGTAGTTCCGCGGTCGTGCTACACGGTGCTCGACGACTGGGGCGACGGCATCGGTCTGCGGGGCAGCGGCTCGCCCTCCATCCGCATGGAGAACGCCGTGGTGCCACGAGGCAATGTGCGCGAGGCCGAGGGGCAGGACCATCCGTGGGCCGAGCCCGTCGGAATGGCTCTGCACGGCAATCCCATGTACGCGGGGCGCCTCACGGGCTTCTTCTTCGGCGAGAGTCTCGCTGTCGCGACCGGCATCGGTCGCGCCATGCTCGACGAGTACCGGTCGGCGCTGCTGGAGAAGAAGCCGATGTGGAACCCGCACGGTCTGCGCGCTGACGACGCCCACTACCAGCAGTGGTACGGCGAGGCGTGCTCCCTGCTCGACGCCGCCGCGGCGGTGCTGCAGCAGGTGGGGGAGCTGTATCACGACCTCTGTAAGCGCGAGGTCCGGGGCGAGGGGGAGTTCGGCCTCGCCGACGACCTGCGTCTGACGAACCTGTGTGCGCAAGGCGGACGGTTCGCCACCGAGGCGATGGGCCTCCTCGTCCACACCGGCGGATCGAGCGCGCTCCATCAGGCGTCCCGTACCGAGCGCTACTGGCGGCATTTCAGTGCCTACCGCGCCCACTCGGGTGCGATGACGCGGGAGCTCATGGCACTTCGTTTCGCTGTCGCCGACTTGGGGGCCGCCGGCCCGGCCCGGACCGTGTCCGACGTCGAGTCCACCACCGTGAACGGCGAGACGACGAAGGCGGGTTCCTGA
- a CDS encoding flavin reductase, with protein sequence MKTGVIIPNTARDAVPGTAPDFDAARFRDVLGRFCSGVTVVTVSLGGHTTGLTCQSFMSLSLDPPLVAFAPAVTSRSYPTIREAGRFAANILAEDQAELATAFARSGGDKFAGVLWRREVTGAPLLDGTVGHVECELVEEYPIGDHLLVVGRVVALAGHQDAAPLLFFRGSFEALSAGPRQV encoded by the coding sequence ATGAAGACCGGGGTCATCATCCCCAACACTGCCCGTGACGCCGTCCCGGGCACCGCTCCGGACTTCGATGCGGCCCGATTTCGCGATGTGCTCGGCCGGTTCTGCTCCGGCGTCACGGTCGTCACCGTCTCGCTCGGCGGCCACACGACCGGCCTGACCTGTCAGTCCTTCATGAGCCTGTCGCTGGACCCGCCGCTGGTCGCGTTCGCTCCGGCGGTCACCTCCAGGAGTTATCCGACGATCCGCGAGGCCGGCCGGTTCGCGGCCAACATCCTCGCCGAGGACCAAGCCGAACTCGCCACGGCGTTCGCCCGCAGTGGCGGCGACAAGTTCGCGGGGGTGCTGTGGCGTCGCGAGGTCACCGGCGCTCCCCTGCTCGACGGCACAGTGGGCCATGTCGAGTGCGAACTGGTCGAGGAGTACCCCATCGGCGACCACCTGCTGGTCGTGGGCCGGGTGGTGGCGCTGGCAGGCCACCAGGACGCCGCTCCCCTGCTGTTCTTCCGGGGCTCGTTCGAAGCCCTGTCCGCAGGGCCGCGGCAGGTCTGA